gccggccctttagttgttatcttggttatggtatgctatatgtggttatGAACTGATAGTTCGGTATAAGGATAGACAGTACGttattatgctcttatgatccgtagggattggtatgttagtgacctgctaggtcggtgctTGGATTATGAGGGATTGCTAGTATTGATGATCAGTGAGGTAGTTATGTTTGATACATGTGTATGCCAGTATATGTTAGTTATATGCACCTGATTATTTGCttgatggttgggttgaggcggtcctgttttgtgttgaaggccaacataccctacgagcGGTCCGGAGGGACTGTAGGCTCGAGGAGGGCGGTCcaatcatgccgaaggctcgggatagactCAGTTAGACTATACtacagggcggtccagtcagaccgaaggtccagtatgcatgttgttgattatctgttactgatatggtattatcagtgtggtattggtattttgggggtagctcactaagccctcggacttacaatttcagtttattgtgtCAAGTACATCAGGGGAccgcggcaaggcgaaggcatgatcgtaccgctcctcatgatttgtttatgtttctgggaaaactctaatGTTGGATATTTGAGAACAACTATGTAATGATGATTGgctttttaaatattttgaaaaagttttaaattggcatgaAATTTTTTGGTGTGACATCTTATTTCTTCATTTTTCTGATATTTTGGGCCATTTTTTGTCATAATTAAATAAAACCCTTTTAAAAATTGTAGCATTCTTTCCGACTTTTTATTGTCATACAGGTTGGATTAAGTTCTCTTAATACAAGAGTAAGGGGAGTGTTCTGGCTAGGTTTACATGGAAGCAATTCAAAATGGTTTTGGAAATTAGTGGATCTGGGTTTAAAAGATGTCTTAAAGCCAAGGAACATAACATCTAATCTAAAGGAAGAAGCACTACTGAGAAAtacaaaaccaaactcttttaTTTGTGCTAAAGACATTCCAAcctatattttttttcttacataTTAATTACTACATGATATTATCAATGAACTACGATAAAAGCAAAGagttttctttttctattttaaaaaatgattttttgaaaGTAAGTTGCTACATATAAAAGCTTATGAGAAATGAAGTTTTGTTGTTGTAGCCAAAATCTTTGACAGTTATGGAGATTACGGTTGTCATTAAATGTCAATTATAGAAGTCCGTTATCTAATGTTTCAATTGATATGCATAAATTTCAATAACCATGATACAGTTATGGTTAATACATTAAACTTTTTATAAAAACCAATTTATGTAAATCTATTATCaatgattattattatattttatatgttattttggTTTTGTCAACTGTGGattccacgggttataaattaGTTCAATAtaaatttttaactttttattgttAAACCTAGTAGGACTCACCATCCATCCACCCCATGTGTTTTCGTAATTACTGACAAAAGAATTCTCGACCACACGTATACCGATGATACGTGATACCTAACATCCATTATGTATATAATTTTTGAATTATGAAGTTGCTACACTTTAGTCAAAAGCTTTAggtaaatttgttttttttaggtTGAGGAATTGGTCAGATCAGATACATCATTCATCTTCCAAATATAAGAAATTGAAACATTCTAAACAACTTCAATAATCAACGAAAAAACAAAAGACAATATTGATGACATTAACATAACACCGTTTTTAGTGTGAAGCAACTCCATCCAAACATCATTTCCTACACCAAATATGATGACCTTATAATATCCATTAGCACCAAATTTGATGTTAAAGTTCCATTGATGCACTTTTGCATAGTATAATGTAATATTTACTTAAATATGTTATAAGCATATTTTTTGTacttaataacatgtttgttttatcAATATTACAATTATTTTGAAATgataatatacaaataatttatttgggtatatttgtttaatagtataatttacaAAATTATTATAACAAAAAGACGTACAACAAGTTCGTAAAAAGCTAATATACACAAGGGGTATTTTTGAAAATCTAAATAGCTTCTCTAATAACATAACATTTACATTGtacaatatgtatgttatattcatTCACCTAAGTGTAAGGGGCATTTTCTCCTTTCGCCTTTTGAAGTCTCGTAATACGCGTTCTCTCTCACTAACACTTGCTGATAGGACCCACTTGCTAAACTCCACTACTTCCATGCCCATAAACCGGGCAACCAGCCTATACTGCTTCATTTTACGTGAAGCTTTTCCATTTTCATTGTCACTATGTGTAACTGTAATCGTAATTGGTTTCTTCTTATTCTTAGGGACCGGGGGCAAAATGGGAATTTGGGTGGATGTATCAACTTCTTGTATCACGTTGCATCCACGCCCATGGCTGATGATATCCTCGTTACGATGTGCATAAACAATACCTGAAAAAACCATTATCAAATAGTAACCAAAAATGTGAATCTTTGATAAAATGGGAGTAATATGGATGAATATAAATCTTTGTTATATGTaggaaatagcaacgtactttcatttatttgtgcaTTATTATAGCAtgttactttcatttctttccatTACATTTCACCATGTTACTAATTTAGCCACTGAACTATCATTCTTTATCGATTTTGCTACCACACTATTTGTTTTTAATCGATTTAGCCCCTGCACTATTATTATAACAATTGTTAAATTCTGAAAGTACATTGTCTTTTCAGTTTCCATCATTTTATCAATCCAGCTACTTTAACTATTTAACCCAACAGTTTTTAAAAAGCCAATTTTCCTAAAAGGCACAATGCGTAAAGTATTTTTACAGTTTTACCCCTGTGATGGGGGAGAAGGCCTGTGGTTGAGGAGTGGAATTCTATAACAGAATTATTTGCCTAGCAAAGGCAATTCATAATGGGACAGAGGAAGTAGATTATCTATATTTTACCGAAAGCaatgatttcaaaaaaaaaaaacttacccaACATATCAGGGCTTTTGGATTCTAAAGAAAATGTTTCCCGTGATTGTGGAGGAAGAAAACACATCCCGAAATCAGACAAAGTTTGTTTTTTTTCAGTATCGTTTGTGCCTTGCTTATCATGTGAGTGAATGATCTCACTTGTGAACAGTTTGTCTGACAAATCACGAAACAAATTGCTGATCCCGAAAAGCTCGCCTTGGAACTCCTTGCAATCCtggatcaaaaaaaaaaaaaaaggtgtgtTTGATAATTGATAGATAATTCTCAAATCTCAAGAGAATGAAATTGAAATGTTTCCTATAATTAAACCTACCTGGACACCTTCAAAATAACGTTTTTCGAGTTTCCCAGAAACAGCAATATTAGAGAGCTGTTGTTTGTAGACTTGACGGGTGTAAACAAGTTCTTCAAGGGAACCAGCCGCCAGCATCCGGAACACCACCACATGCCGCTTCTGTCCAAACCGAAAAGACCGGTCCTGGGCCTGCAGATCATGGGCCGGGTTCCAATTCGGGTCAAATATAACCACACGGTTCGCACTCACAAGATTCAGCCCAAGCCCACCCGCACGGGTCGATATAAGGAAAACCTGAAATCACAACATTTTACACTCtactttgtaatttatttttcacCCATGAATCATAAAAGATAAAGTAACATTACTATCTATTGGTAAAAACATAATAAGTACAATGCCATTGTGGATAGGAATCGACCTGTTTGCTTGGACTTGAATTGAAGTGATCAACTAGAGATTGGCGCATGGCAGTTGGGGTAGACCCATCAAGCCTTGAAAAACTGTATCCTTTGCGGATAAGAAACTTTTCAAGTATATCCAGCATCCTACATTACAACAATCCAATCCTTTCCTTTATCAGTTATCACTGTATTATGTATATCTATGATCTATCTATTGTCACATTGCTTTTTGTAACTTCTATAATATTAACTTTATTATTTTTCACTTTAATGTTACAGTACGATAATATTCTCTGTCAAAGAGAGAATACAGTAAGACAAGACCATCCATTAGACACTCTGAACCGAATACAGTAAGATTACAATGAGACTATTTTGCTCCAGGATAACAGTAAGAtagtaaaataaaaattacaaaaaaaatgtaattttttgaaAAACCCTTAAATTTTGATCATATTCcgtattctatttttttttttttttaaaaaaaccctGGTTGATGACTTGTTTACCCTAAAATCCCAATGTGTAAACAATTCCAGATTATTTTTTGTCCTTCccgttttttaaaaaaataaataaataaataaaactatcgCTTAAACGTAACCTATTATATTGCTACttttcattccattccattgtgGGATGGGAAAAAACACCCATAGCTAAAACATAACCAAACGAAAGGAATGGTCAATTCCATTCCATTTACTTTTGAATTATAGCATCCTATTTTTAGTTAATGTGTTAACATAAAGTACTTCCGATTCTTTTCTTAAGGCAtcgtactttgaaaaatctactcatttatagcattgtacttccaattttttttttttttatgttattaagaCATTATATATTGACGAATCTACCTATTTTTAGCAATGAAAATTGCTTTGTCATTGGATGGCATTGCTATAATTGGGTGGATTTTTCAAAATGTAATATTGTAATAAtaagaaatgaaagtaagatgctataataaGGTATATTTTTATTCTTGCATACAATTTTTCATATTATAGAGGGTTAAATGCAatcaatagcaacatacttttattaacttatttattacGGCTTctaactttcatttctttctattacaacattataAGTTGAAAAATCTGCCAATTATAacaatgtcatccaaatacaaaacAATTTTGAATGCTCTAATTGGGTAtacttttcaaagtacaatgcaatTTAAAGAAATAAACTGGAAGCACAATGTTGTAATAGAAGGAAATGAAAGTAAAAACTATAGCACACAAACaaatgaaataaatgaaagtatgctGCTATTGCCTGCATATAAACCTTCATATTTTGTGTATTAGAAATGTAATAGAAGAGTGTTGTTACTGAGCTTttaacatataaatcaaattaCCTGACAGAGTAACTAAAGAGAAGAATCTTATCCCCCTTTATAATCCAAGATGTCATCAAAGTATCCAAAGCTCTCATCTTCCCACAATGTTGAACATCACTTAGACCCATAAAACTCTCGTTTTGATAATACCCTCCCACCAGATCAATATCTGTACCAAAAACAGCCGAGGCAAATTCCTTGTCTTTCTTCACTTTATCTGAGTCATCCCTTGGATTAGGTTTAATAAGCTCCAAATGATTGCTTATCTGTAATTATCAACTCTTATTAGAATATGTGAATCACAGTTTCACCATTTTATCGATTTAGCTGCTCAATTATTATAAACCAAATGGGAAAAATGCAGATAAAACACTTATACTTTCTTGCTTTCACCACTTTATCGATTTAGCTACCTACCTAACTGTTTTCTGTAATGATTTAGCTGCTCAATTCttataaaatctcaatataaaaaAGATTTTACCTGTTGGAGCTTGGTGAGGCAAGGAAGAACAAGACAAAAAGGGCACGAGTCACAACCATCAGGATTATCCTTATGAAGATAAGGCCAAATAACACCATTTGGGACAATTCTTTTACAACATTCCACTTGCTTAAGTGGGCTCCCACAGCTACAAGGGAGATCCTTATTAATAAGACATTGAACATCGGGTAATTGCAGCATCCTTTTATAAACCCTTTTTTGCACCTCACTCATAGCACAAAACACAACATTATCTTCTTTACCCATCATAAGATGTCCAATCGTCTCCTCTTTCGTTCTTCTCAACAAAAATTTCCCCAAAACTGACACCAAATGTTGTTTCCTCTGTTCAGCAATTTTAACAAATCTTGCAGGAGCACTGGATCTTTGCCCATGTTTCAAAGGCTCATCATAGTAATCCCTGAAATGTTCACGGGTCCCCAACCCCCCGGGGACCACCCAATCGAATAGATTAAATAATTCCATGATTTTGTTTTGCATTATGGTTCCTGTTAAACCGTatctttttagggttttgatggATAAACAGGCTTCATAAAGTTTTGATTTTTCGTTTTTGAGCCGATGAGCTTCATCGATTATCACAACTTCCCAATTTAATTCGGATAAAATGTTTCCATGGATTCTGTATGTATCGAAACTTGTTATAAGTATTTCAATCCCATGAGACTCGATTTTGTCGAAGATTATGTCACGATTGGCACCATGGTATATAGCAACATTGAATGTTGACCATTTGGAGAATTCGATTTCCCAGTTTTGGATTACAGAAGATGGACAGATTATTAAAACAGGACCTTTTGTTTCTTGTTTGTTCTTGTTTGGATTTGTTGTGGTGTCATGTTCTTCATCTTTTTTGTATATGGCAGAAAGAAATGCAATTGCTTGGATAGTTTTCCCTAATCCCCTGATAAGTTAGGAAAAGAAACTTAACTCTGACCAATCATAAAGCAAAACCATGAAAAATGTTGGGAAAATGAAATCAAACAAGTTTTCAACCAAAAAAATTCATCAAATTGTGTATTAGTTAAGCATGTTCATTTCATCATTTGATTGGATTGCAAGTTGATGAAAAAAGTTGTAATAATACACATATGTAGttgcatatatattttttatgccTTTATGGCAACACATTTAAAGAAAACATGAAATATCAATGACAACTTTATTCATAAAATATCTTTTTATAGATTACTCACATGTCATCCCCAAGAATGCCTCCATGGTTCTTCTTGTATAAGTTGTACAAAAACTTTACACCACTTCTTTGATGTTCTAGCAGCCTGCAATTTATGGAAGCGGGTACCTGGAGAACAGTTTGTCAGATGATAAATCTCCTAAACTTTCATCCATAGATTAAGTGTTGTCCAGTTAACCCTAATAAGTATTAAGGAAACAGCACCCAAAAATGGCCAACTTTAAGCAAAAACTTAAAATTTCCCAACTGTCAAATATCGATTCTATTTTTGACTCATCTTAGTGGCAAGAAAACAGATTCTCAAGATTAATAAGTATGATATTACCCGACTATCCATTGATTCAAGAAACAATATAAAGTTATCCAATATATAGTATCCCTTACTTTAAATTAAACTATTGATTATTTGATTCTATTCTTGAACTAACAATAATCACTTTGAAATTGCACATCCAAACACCCTTAAGTATTTCATCACCTACTTTTCCCTCTAGCTTAACATAGAACACAACAATCAGAAACATAAATAGAACATTAAACACAGCAAGAAAATCACAAGATAGGTACTTGTGGAATTCATTAATATAGACGGGGTTTTCATAATTTACCTGCACAACAGGATTTTGGCCGGATTCGGAAAGCACCAAAGGTTCATAAGGTCCAGTAGGATCAAAAAATTGAGGGGCTTCCAACTTAGGTCTTGCAATCCGAAACCCATTTTGTTTTTctaaatctttatttttttccTTCTCGTCTTCAAATTTTCCTTCGATAGCATCATCGACCAGTGGATCGTGTTGCTTAAATTGACTAGATTCCTTCGATTGTTTTGTAGGAAGCAAGGTGGGTAAGAAACTATAATCATCTTCGAGTCGTAACAGTTGCTGAGAGAGGGAAGATTTGGGtggttttctagggtttagagtcGACGCAGTTTGTGAGTATGAAGAGGAAGATGGTGATTCTGACTGGTATGCACAGGGTTTGAGAATTTCCTTGAAGCTGTTTAACGACATTACCGAGAGAACTATGACTTGAGAAGATAGATGGTGTTCAAATTTAGAGGGAATGTTTTCATTGAATGTTTTGAAGCTTGCtccttttggatttttcatagtaagaaaactgattttttttttttttaaatcagaaaAACCTGGGATACGTTTAGTCGCGGAAAAATGGGTCGTTTTCTGGAAAAAAAATTCTAAGgaaaatgagaattttgaaaacacgcttagttcgtctatttttctaaatttttcacggaaaatgaaaattttacattttctaaaattacaaagaagttgaatttttgaaaaactgataatcattgttttccacttttttctaattccaaaatttttctaaaatataaacacacaCTCACTCCACCTCATCCACCTCTACTTACCTCTACCTTAACACCCCCCACccccacacacacatacatacccacccccACACACACCCACCCGCACACACAGACACATACATAcccactcacacacacacacccacaaacacacacacatgtatacccacccacacacatacccacaaacacacacacacacacatacccaCCAacgcacccacacacacacaaacacactcaCACACATATCCACCCacacccccacaaacacacacacacacatacccaCCAACGCacccacacacacaaacacactcacacacatacccacccacaccccacaaacacacaccccacacacacacaaacccacACCCCACACCTACCCCCACCCTTACagacacacacacccacacacacacaaacccacacctacccccacccccacatacacacacacaaacctacacctacccccacaaacacacacatacacacacaagcacacactcgCACCCCCACCCACCCAACACCACCACGACAATCACCGACCTACCATCACCACTACCGTTGTCGTCGCCATCACCACCACTGACAAAATTTCCGTCGCCGCCACCATCGCCTGTCATCACCACCACCGTCGTCGACCCGCTACCATCACCGTCCCCACCCATACCCTACCACCGTTaccgttttctaaaaatgaaaatcgataaaaaaaaaaaaaaaatacacatctaaacacgttttctaattttctaaaactgaaaatgaaaaatgaataagtttaactaaacgcgttttctaaatttttcaatgaaaaatgaaaacggaAAACAAAAATCGAAAAGGGAAAACAAAAaacggaaaatgaaaattatttttGCGTAACTAAACGCAACCCTggttttttgtaacttttcccaAAAGTCATTTTGCCCTCTCAAAAGATACCCCAAACACCCCCTTGATGTTTAGCTTTTTGTTTCgagattttattttattgtttggTGAAATTCAATGACACCGCCTTTTACTTTAcatactaggtgtgaaacccgtgtattaaacgagtttattaaaaataaaaatttaatatcaatatataaatatgaaatattttataatgtaatACTTTATATAACAGAATGTAATCTTTTGAAAATTTGCAAAAGAAATTAAATCATTTGAAGTATTTATGAGAATTATTACCAAATTAATA
The genomic region above belongs to Lactuca sativa cultivar Salinas chromosome 4, Lsat_Salinas_v11, whole genome shotgun sequence and contains:
- the LOC111899970 gene encoding switch 2 gives rise to the protein MSLNSFKEILKPCAYQSESPSSSSYSQTASTLNPRKPPKSSLSQQLLRLEDDYSFLPTLLPTKQSKESSQFKQHDPLVDDAIEGKFEDEKEKNKDLEKQNGFRIARPKLEAPQFFDPTGPYEPLVLSESGQNPVVQVPASINCRLLEHQRSGVKFLYNLYKKNHGGILGDDMGLGKTIQAIAFLSAIYKKDEEHDTTTNPNKNKQETKGPVLIICPSSVIQNWEIEFSKWSTFNVAIYHGANRDIIFDKIESHGIEILITSFDTYRIHGNILSELNWEVVIIDEAHRLKNEKSKLYEACLSIKTLKRYGLTGTIMQNKIMELFNLFDWVVPGGLGTREHFRDYYDEPLKHGQRSSAPARFVKIAEQRKQHLVSVLGKFLLRRTKEETIGHLMMGKEDNVVFCAMSEVQKRVYKRMLQLPDVQCLINKDLPCSCGSPLKQVECCKRIVPNGVIWPYLHKDNPDGCDSCPFCLVLPCLTKLQQISNHLELIKPNPRDDSDKVKKDKEFASAVFGTDIDLVGGYYQNESFMGLSDVQHCGKMRALDTLMTSWIIKGDKILLFSYSVRMLDILEKFLIRKGYSFSRLDGSTPTAMRQSLVDHFNSSPSKQVFLISTRAGGLGLNLVSANRVVIFDPNWNPAHDLQAQDRSFRFGQKRHVVVFRMLAAGSLEELVYTRQVYKQQLSNIAVSGKLEKRYFEGVQDCKEFQGELFGISNLFRDLSDKLFTSEIIHSHDKQGTNDTEKKQTLSDFGMCFLPPQSRETFSLESKSPDMLGIVYAHRNEDIISHGRGCNVIQEVDTSTQIPILPPVPKNKKKPITITVTHSDNENGKASRKMKQYRLVARFMGMEVVEFSKWVLSASVSERERVLRDFKRRKEKMPLTLR